Proteins encoded within one genomic window of Haematobia irritans isolate KBUSLIRL chromosome 5, ASM5000362v1, whole genome shotgun sequence:
- the fra gene encoding neogenin protein frazzled isoform X3: protein MDSIGVVAHTPRTQPPFVTTMLSLRKWKSETHRQHSFGINLRPAFHPAVILKVSLILSLCSIIFIGDVVNASQALTFTIEPQDVVVPEGHSVLLQCAGYGQLAKNQKTSPQIKWRGPDGHDLGIVGDTFRNQLKNGSLYISSVEENRGLTGSYQCLLTVDSIGTVVSRSAIVSIARLPDLNQDFIETYLLPGQTAYFRCMIGQIQQGMKHIVQWIKDDMPLQMDKLRMVILPNGALEIDEVNFSDRGVYQCNVTSGSISRLSSKTNLNMKKMLENADNPIAPSFLVGPSPQTVKEGDVVTLDCVANGVPKPQIKWLRNGEELDLNDLDSRFSIIGTGSLQISSAEDIDSGNYQCRASNTVDSLDAQATVQVQVPPKFIQSPKDKTAYEKEELELECAIRGKPKPVIKWLKNGDFITPNDYMQIIAGHNLRILGLLPSDAGMFQCVGTNPAGNVQAGARLRVLQPDYGPQPPTPLKNRRKNKYNSGEMRTKTGDSSETTRIISKSALDSLLSQKGNKKFNNFPDQPMNDRHFEDLMQFTQDSQDNGDMGKELPRNIHDYEKPNKSQKSTHNHEDNGDDDDDDDYDDPSANEEFINAYKHGDDPNKILNSWTNKRKLNPSSTVSNSPEHTSSRSSSIVLDLPENGGTANGHSNGKANGVVLGTGLISRLPGPPRDLVAQIVKPRFVTLSWIEPIKNPVEVVSYTVYYKMINSERELKLVTKSHDDQQVNIQSLIPGRTYQFRVVANTNFGSGDSSEPLEVSTQPEENIAGPPTNVEGYARNHKEIYVKWQEPTITNGEILKYRIYYSEGDNGPELFYDSTALDAVLTELRPYTDYTITVVPFNKNGMGDPSNEIRVKTYSSMPSEPPNNVTLEVTSSTSITIHWEPPSEEERNGQITGYKIRYRKLKDAPQVKSTPGNVRFYELGGLDRNSEYQVKISAMTVNGSGPFTEWYRVMTLENDLDETQVPGRPVWMGIHAGADTIALHWGPPQQHEIKIRNYVLGWGRGIPDENAVELKETDRYYVLKDLEPNTEYVVSLRARNIQGDGPPVYDNIKTINEDPIDIPTPLEVPVGLRAITMSSSSIVVYWIDTTLSKNQHVTDNRHYIVRYGISSPSVRYRYHNTSDLNTMITDLRPNTQYEFSVKVVKGRRESAWSMAVLNVTYQNIPITPPRELSVQADEQNPLNVLLHWMPPKHTVYPISGYNIYYTTDTTKRDRDWNIQTFSGEETSFILPNLKPYTTYYFKVQARTNKIASGTGGGANTAPFSALVAYTTGHVVVKHEPATISKGINNEMILYMIIFGFALILFIVVAVIVIMCRRKPQSTPEHTKKSLPSSNSYQKNNVGVPKPPDLWIHHDQMELKNIDKTMHGSTPGCSDAASSSGALTLPRSVGHDYDVDTPVPNHITNSLDKRSYVPGYMTTSLNSTMERPQYPRTQYNIPANRSHMNVDTGLSQQSLSQPQNNSLAQTPEHPYGTYDSNFCNPGYASGATGPGSVAGGPSGAASNGGVSTIESTKRGHPLKSFSVPGPPPTGGTTPVNKHTPAVTIRPQNQSPYKKPSFSAATPNRLQSGPSVTHSNDEIQRLAPSTSTEELNQEMANLEGLMKDLSAITANEFEC, encoded by the exons CTCTCACATTCACCATAGAACCTCAAGATGTGGTTGTACCCGAAGGTCATTCCGTATTATTACAATGTGCTGGCTATGGACAATTGgcgaaaaatcaaaaaacatcACCCCAAATTAAATGGAGAGGACCAGATGGCCATGATTTGGGTATTGTGGGTGACACTTTTCGTAATCAATTGAAAAATGGTTCACTCTACATTAGCTCGGTGGAGGAAAATCGAGGTCTGACGGGCTCATATCAATGCCTCTTGACTGTGGATAGCATTGGTACTGTAGTCAGCAGGTCTGCTATAGTATCCATAGCTCGTTTGCCTGATCTAAATCAGGATTTTATTGAGACCTATCTGTTGCCGGGACAAACGGCCTATTTTCGTTGTATGATTGGTCAAATACAACAAGGCATGAAACACATAGTCCAGTGGATTAAAGATGATATGCCTTTGCAAATGGATAAACTACGTATGGTGATATTACCCAATGGTGCTTTGGAAATAGATGAGGTGAACTTTTCGGATAGAGGAGTGTATCAGTGTAATGTAACATCGGGCTCCATATCACGGCTAAGCAGTAAGACCAatttaaatatgaagaaaatgttGGAGAATGCCGACAATCCCATAGCACCATCATTTCTGGTGGGCCCATCACCACAAACGGTTAAAGAGGGTGATGTGGTCACATTAGATTGTGTGGCCAATGGTGTTCCTAAACCTCAAATTAAATGGCTACGCAATGGTGAAGAATTggatttaaatgatttggattCAAGATTCTCCATCATTGGTACTGGATCTCTACAAATCTCTTCGGCCGAAGATATCGATTCGGGAAATTATCAATGTCGTGCCAGTAACACTGTGGACTCTTTAGATGCCCAAGCTACTGTGCAGGTGCAAGTACCACCTAAATTCATACAAAGTCCTAAGGATAAGACAGCATATGAAAAGGAGGAATTGGAGCTGGAATGTGCCATACGTGGTAAACCTAAACCGGTTATTAAATGGTTAAAGAATGGTGACTTCATTACGCCCAATGATTATATGCAAATTATTGCCGGTCATAATCTACGTATTCTTGGCCTATTGCCCTCCGATGCCGGTATGTTTCAATGCGTGGGAACTAATCCTGCTGGTAATGTTCAGGCTGGAGCCCGTTTGCGTGTTCTACAACCAG ACTATGGGCCTCAGCCCCCCACACCCTTAAAGAATAgacgtaaaaacaaatataattctGGGGAAATGCGAACTAAAACGGGTGATTCTTCGGAAACCACACGTATTATATCAAAAAGCGCCTTAGATAGTCTACTCTCACAGAAGggtaataaaaaattcaataattttcccGATCAACCTATGAATGATCGTCATTTTGAGGATCTCATGCAATTTACCCAAGATTCCCAAGATAACGGAGATATGGGTAAGGAATTACCACGAAATATCCATGATTATGAAAAACCCAATAAATCACAAAAATCCACTCATAATCATGAAGATAATGGtgacgacgacgacgatgatgattatgatgatCCATCGGCTAATGAGGAATTTATAAATGCCTATAAACATGGCGAtgatccgaataaaattttaaattcttggacaaataaaagaaaacttaatccTTCTTCTACTGTATCAAATTCACCCGAACATACCTCCTCCCGTTCGTCTTCTATAGTTTTAGATTTACCGGAAAATGGTGGCACGGCAAATGGTCACTCGAATGGAAAAGCAAATGGTGTAGTTTTGGGCACTGGCTTGATAAGTCGTTTACCTGGTCCTCCCCGAGATTTGGTGGCACAGATTGTGAAACCCCGCTTTGTTACCTTGAGCTGGATAGAGCCCATCAAGAATCCCGTAGAAGTGGTCTCCTATACGGTCTACTACAAAATGATCAACAGTGAAAG AGAACTGAAACTGGTCACCAAATCGCATGACGATCAACAAGTCAACATTCAATCGTTAATTCCTGGTCGTACCTATCAATTTCGTGTGGTGGCCAATACTAATTTCGGCTCTGGAGACTCTTCGGAGCCCTTGGAAGTATCAACACAACCCGAGGAGAATATAGCTGGACCACCTACTAATGTAGAAGGTTATGCCCGAAATCATAAAGAAATCTATGTCAAATGGCAAGAGCCCACAATAACAAAtggagaaattttaaaatatcgcATTTACTATTCGGAAGGTGATAATGGTCCAGAATTGTTCTATGATAGTACAGCCCTAGATGCTGTACTAACCGAACTGAGACCATATACAGATTATACCATAACGGTGGTGCCATTCAATAAAAATGGTATGGGTGATCCATCAAATGAGATACGTGTGAAGACATACTCTTCGATGCCTTCGGAGCCACCAAATAATGTTACGCTGGAAGTAACGAGTTCAACT TCGATTACCATTCATTGGGAACCACCTTCAGAGGAAGAGCGTAATGGTCAAATTACAGGCTATAAAATTCGTTATCGCAAATTAAAAGATGCCCCTCAAGTGAAAAGTACTCCTGGCAATGTACGCTTTTATGAACTGGGTGGCTTGGATCGTAATTCTGAATATCAAGTGAAAATTTCTGCCATGACTGTTAATGGTTCTGGACCTTTTACTGAATGGTATCGTGTCATGACTTTGGAAAATGATTTGGATGAGACTCAAGTGCCTGGCAGGCCAGTTTGGATGGGTATACATGCCGGAGCTGATACAATTGCTTTACACTGGGGACCTCCTCAAcaacatgaaataaaaatacgCAACTATGTTTTGGGTTGGGGTCGTGGTATACCCGATGAAAATGCTGTAGAACTTAAAGAAACTGATCGCTACTATGTTCTGAAGGACTTGGAACCAAATACCGAATATGTAGTCTCACTAAGGGCTCGAAACATTCAAGGCGATGGACCCCCGGTTTATGATAATATAAAAACTATAAATGAAGATCCTATAGATATACCAACACCCCTTGAGGTTCCAGTTGGCCTAAGAGCTATAACCATGTCCAGTTCTTCGATAGTGGTCTATTGGATAGATACCACTCTCAGTAAAAATCAACATGTCACCGATAATCGCCACTATATAGTACGCTATGGTATTTCTTCTCCCTCGGTGCGTTATCGTTATCACAACACTTCCGATTTGAATACGATGATTACAGATCTGCGACCTAATACGCAATATGAGTTTTCCGTAAAAGTTGTTAAGGGTCGTCGGGAGTCAGCTTGGTCAATGGCTGTGCTGAATGTTACATATCAAAATATACCCATAACACCACCCAGAGAACTATCCGTACAAGCCGATGAACAAAATCCTTTAAATGTCCTACTACATTGGATGCCACCGAAGCATACCGTCTATCCTATATCTGGATATAATATCTACTACACCACCGATACGACAAAACGAGATCGCGATTGGAATATCCAGACTTTCAGTGGAGAGGAAACTTCATTTATTCTACCAAATCTTAAACCATATACCACATACTATTTTAAAGTTCAGGCTAGGACAAATAAAATTGCCAGTGGAACGGGTGGAGGGGCCAATACAGCACCCTTCTCGGCACTGGTGGCCTATACTACGGGTCATGTTGTGGTCAAACATGAACCGGCCACTATTAGCAAAGGCATTAATAACGAAATGATTTTGTACATGATCATCTTTGGCTTTGCCCTGATACTGTTCATTGTGGTCGCTGTCATAGTGATTATGTGTCGCCGTAAACCGCAATCCACACCGGAGCATACCAAAAAGAG TCTCCCATCTTCGAACAGCTATCAGAAGAATAATGTCGGTGTACCTAAACCCCCAGATCTATGGATACATCATGATCAAATGGAATTGAAAAACATAGATAAGACAATGCATGGCTCAACACCGG GTTGTAGTGATGCAGCTTCTAGCAGTGGTGCCTTAACTTTACCCCGTTCGGTGGGTCATGATTATGATGTGGATACTCCGGTGCCCAATCATATTACCAATTCTTTGGATAAACGTTCTTATGTACCAGGTTATATGA CCACTTCTCTAAATTCCACCATGGAACGGCCGCAATATCCTCGTACCCAATACAATATTCCAGCTAATCGATCTCACATGAATGTTGACACTGGTCTGTCACAACAAAGTCTATCACAACCACAAAATAATTCTTTGGCCCAAACGCCGGAACATCCATATGGAACATATGACTCGAATTTCTG TAATCCTGGCTATGCGAGCGGTGCTACTGGTCCCGGCTCGGTTGCCGGTGGCCCTTCCGGTGCAGCTAGTAATGGTGGTGTCTCTACAATAGAAAGTACCAAACGTGGTCATCCTCTCAAAAGTTTCAGTGTACCCGGACCACCGCCCACGGGTGGTACAACACCTGTTAATAAACACA